A genome region from Akkermansiaceae bacterium includes the following:
- a CDS encoding DUF1080 domain-containing protein, translated as MIGTPWTDLRGKWSWVGGGQVEEEGESLRIGWGEGLTAVRWDGEIPRPPFEMEMQAKRVDGTDFFCAVTFPVRAEGECVTLVVGGWGGGLVGISSIDGKDASENETTSHRSFDTDVWYRIRLLRQGERIATWIDGQKVIDVDTTGKKLSLRYGPISDCAPFGLATWQTTGMIRNVRWRPL; from the coding sequence GTGATCGGAACGCCGTGGACAGATCTCAGGGGCAAGTGGAGCTGGGTCGGCGGCGGGCAGGTGGAGGAGGAAGGCGAGTCGCTGCGGATCGGCTGGGGGGAGGGGCTCACGGCTGTCCGCTGGGATGGCGAAATCCCACGGCCGCCCTTCGAGATGGAGATGCAGGCGAAGCGGGTGGACGGGACGGACTTTTTCTGTGCGGTGACGTTTCCAGTCCGCGCGGAAGGCGAGTGCGTGACGCTGGTTGTTGGCGGATGGGGAGGGGGATTGGTCGGTATCTCGTCCATCGACGGCAAGGACGCATCGGAGAACGAAACCACCTCCCACCGCAGTTTCGATACGGATGTGTGGTATCGCATCCGGCTGCTGCGGCAGGGCGAGAGAATCGCAACATGGATCGATGGGCAGAAGGTGATCGATGTCGATACGACCGGGAAAAAACTTTCGCTGAGGTATGGGCCGATCTCGGATTGCGCACCCTTCGGCCTCGCGACGTGGCAGACGACCGGCATGATCCGGAACGTGCGGTGGAGGCCGCTTTAG